Genomic DNA from Streptomyces venezuelae:
CTCGGCGGCCTCGTGCTGGGCGTCCTGCTCGGCTGGCTCGCCCGCAGCCAGGACATCTCCTGGCTCGTCACGACCCTCTCCAAGGTCGGCGACACCTTCATCGGCCTGCTGAAGCTCGCGGTCGCCCCGCTCGTCTTCTTCGCGATCCTGGTGTCGATCACCAACCTGCGGAAGGTCAACAACGCCGCACGGCTCGCCACCCGCACGCTGCTCTGGTTCATGATCACGTCGCTGATCGCGGTGGCCATCGGCCTCACCATCGGCCTGATCACCAACCCGGGCTCCGGCACCGGCCTCACCCCGAAGGACGGCAAGGCCCCCGACCACGCGGGCTCCTGGATCGACTTCCTCACCGGGATCATCCCGACGGACGTCATCACGCCCTTCACCGACCTGAACGTCCTGCAGATCGTCTTCATGGCCGCCGTCGCCGGTATCGCCGTGCTGAAGATCGGCGACAAGGCGCAGCCGATCCTGGAGCTGAGCGAGTCGGTGCTCGCCCTCCTCCAGAAGGCCCTGTGGTGGGTCATCAAGCTCTCCCCGATCGGCACCATCGGCCTCATCGGCTTCGCCATCGCGGACTACGGCTGGAACCTCATCAGCAAGTACGCGACGTTCACCGCCGACATCTACATCGGCTGCGCGCTGGTCCTCTTCGGCGTCTACCCGCTGCTCCTCGCGTTCGTCGCCAAGGTCAACCCGCTCCAGTTCTTCAAGGGCGCCTGGCCCGCGATCCAGCTGGCGTTCGTCTCCCGCTCCTCGGTCGGCACGATGCCGATCACCCAGAAGGTCACCGAGCGCCTCGGCGTCCCGAAGGAGTACACGTCCTTCGCCGTGCCCTTCGGCGCGACCACGAAGATGGACGGCTGCGCCGCGATCTACCCGTCGATCGCCGCGATCTTCGTCGCGCAGATCTTCGACGTGAACCTGGGCATCAAGGAGTACCTGCTCATCGCGTTCGTGTCGGTCGTCGGCTCCGCCGCGACGGCGGGTCTGACCGGCGCCACGGTCATGCTGACGCTGACCCTGTCGACGCTCGGCCTCCCGATGGAGGGCGTGGGCC
This window encodes:
- a CDS encoding dicarboxylate/amino acid:cation symporter is translated as MSANSATPADKASQPEKPQSGFRIPRFLKLPFWAQILGGLVLGVLLGWLARSQDISWLVTTLSKVGDTFIGLLKLAVAPLVFFAILVSITNLRKVNNAARLATRTLLWFMITSLIAVAIGLTIGLITNPGSGTGLTPKDGKAPDHAGSWIDFLTGIIPTDVITPFTDLNVLQIVFMAAVAGIAVLKIGDKAQPILELSESVLALLQKALWWVIKLSPIGTIGLIGFAIADYGWNLISKYATFTADIYIGCALVLFGVYPLLLAFVAKVNPLQFFKGAWPAIQLAFVSRSSVGTMPITQKVTERLGVPKEYTSFAVPFGATTKMDGCAAIYPSIAAIFVAQIFDVNLGIKEYLLIAFVSVVGSAATAGLTGATVMLTLTLSTLGLPMEGVGLLLAIDPVLDMMRTATNVAGQALVPVIVAAREKILDREAYERASASALEDFDSADSPEDARPSRTVPATA